In Thunnus maccoyii chromosome 3, fThuMac1.1, whole genome shotgun sequence, the following proteins share a genomic window:
- the pa2g4a gene encoding proliferation-associated protein 2G4a gives MSDDEQEQTIAEDLVVTKYKMGGDIANQALRLVVEAAKPGVSVLSLCEKGDAYIMAETGKVFKKEKEMKKGIAFPTSVSVNNCVCHFSPLKSDPDYTLKDGDLVKIDLGVHVDGFIANVAHSFVVGASKENPITGRKADVVKAAHLCAEAALRLVKPGNQNTQVTEAWNKIAQSFKCTPIEGMLSHQLKQHIIDGEKTIIQNPTDQQRKDHEKAEFEVHEVYAVDVLISTGEGKARDGGLRTTIYKRDPSKQYGLKMKTSRTFFSEVERRFDAMPFTLRAFEDEAKARLGVVECAKHELLQPFSVLQEKEGECVAQFKFTVLLMANGPHRITNGPFDPDLYKSEHEVQDPELRTLLQSSASRKTQKKKKKKASKTAENATGQPAEETEAAE, from the exons ATGTCCGACGACGAGCAAGAGCAGACCATCGCCGAGGATCTGGTAGTCACCAAGTACAAGATGGGGGGTGACATCGCCAACC AGGCTCTTCGTCTGGTTGTGGAAGCAGCCAAGCCAGGTGTGTCTGTACTCAGCCTCTGTGAGAAAGGGGATGCCTACATCATGGCAGAAACCGGAAAGGTCTTcaagaaggagaaggaaatgAAGAAAG GCATTGCCTTTCCCACCAGCGTCTCAGTCAATAACTGTGTTTGCCACTTCTCTCCCCTGAAGagtgaccccgactacacacttAAAGATGGGGATCTGGTCAAAAT AGATCTAGGGGTTCATGTTGATGGCTTCATTGCAAATGTCGCTCACAGCTTTGTGGTGGGAGCCTCTAAG GAGAATCCCATCACAGGCCGGAAAGCTGATGTAGTCAAAGCCGCCCATCTGTGTGCAGAAGCAGCGCTTCGCCTTGTTAAACCTGGTAACCAG aaCACTCAGGTGACGGAGGCCTGGAACAAGATCGCCCAGTCGTTCAAATGCACACCTATTGAGG GTATGCTGTCTCATCAGCTAAAGCAACATATCATTGATGGAGAGAAGACCATCATACAGAACCCGACAGACCAGCAAAG GAAGGACCACGAGAAGGCCGAGTTTGAGGTACATGAAGTTTATGCTGTGGATGTCTTGATTAGCACCGGAGAAGGAAAG GCCAGAGATGGAGGTCTGAGGACCACCATTTATAAGAGGGACCCCAGTAAACAGTATGGCTTGAAGATGAAGACTTCTCGTACTTTCTTCAGCGAGGTTGAGCGACGCTTTGATGCCATGCCCTTCACTCTTAG GGCGTTTGAGGATGAAGCCAAAGCCCGTCTGGGTGTGGTGGAGTGTGCCAAACATGAATTGCTACAGCCCTTCAGTGTGCTACAGGAGAAAGAGG GAGAGTGTGTAGCTCAGTTTAAGTTCACAGTGCTGCTGATGGCCAACGGGCCTCACAGAATCACCAACGGACCCTTCGATCCAGATCTCTACAAGTCAGAGCATGAAGTCCAGGACCCAGAGCTAAGG ACTTTACTACAGAGCTCTGCAAGCCgtaaaacacagaagaaaaagaaaaagaag GCCTCAAAGACGGCAGAAAATGCAACTGGACAGCCAGCtgaagaaacagaagcagccGAATAA